CGTCCGAGCACGTCCATCAGCCATCCGGTGATGGGGATGACGATCGCGTTCGCGATCAGGTAGGCGGTGAGGATCCAGGTCACCTCGTCCACGCCCGCAGAGAGCGAGCCGCGGATGTGGTTGAGGGCCACGTTGGCGATCGACACGTCGAGGATCTCCAGGGACGTGGCGAACATCGCCGCGGTGGCGACGATCCACTTGTTGGCCGAGCCGGCCTCCGGCCTCACCGGAT
This sequence is a window from Candidatus Rokuibacteriota bacterium. Protein-coding genes within it:
- a CDS encoding EmrB/QacA family drug resistance transporter; the encoded protein is MRPEAGSANKWIVATAAMFATSLEILDVSIANVALNHIRGSLSAGVDEVTWILTAYLIANAIVIPITGWLMDVLGR